In Drosophila subpulchrella strain 33 F10 #4 breed RU33 chromosome 3R, RU_Dsub_v1.1 Primary Assembly, whole genome shotgun sequence, the following are encoded in one genomic region:
- the LOC119551537 gene encoding solute carrier family 35 member F6 — MDAFRRRMEPRHYVSLTFALIGTFNVLIVKWANQQQVIGSDGKLHGFQHPVVFTLLMFLGEFLCFVVFKLIRLISNRRGAIADLDRILTQDSSEFSPLSMILPTVLDTAASILLFTGLYLTYASSFQMIRGAALIFAGIFSTMFLNHSLTGRHWLAFFIISCGLLGIVGQDVQRVSYDQVTLPYTDRQAILTGDLLIIIAEILHGLQYVYEEKQLKTSNVTPLQAAGWQGIFGLAITSILAICMHFLPTVSPFTESSRAVFDDWSDLLEGLKENPSLIMALIAFAVSCALYNFIGLLIAMNSSSTTRILADGIRVYFIWVFVINMDWEILNWVTIVGFLIVQMGSIHYRKGLFLGVDLNSENEDVPNSRPADVI, encoded by the exons ATGGATGCTTTCCGCCGCAGAATGGAACCTCGTCATTACGTGTCGCTGACCTTTGCGCTCATCGGCACCTTCAACGTTCTGATAGTGAA GTGGGCCAATCAACAGCAGGTGATTGGCAGCGATGGAAAACTGCACGGATTCCAGCATCCGGTGGTCTTCACCCTACTCATGTTTCTCGGCGAGTTCCTGTGTTTCGTGGTTTTCAAGCTGATCCGCCTGATCTCCAATCGTCGGGGA GCCATCGCCGATCTGGACAGGATCCTGACTCAGGACAGCAGTGAGTTCAGCCCTTTGAGCATGATCCTGCCCACGGTGCTGGATACGGCAGCCTCTATTCTGCTGTTCACCGGACTTTACTTGACTTACGCCTCGAGTTTCCAGATGATAAGAG GCGCGGCTCTGATTTTCGCGGGTATCTTCAGTACCATGTTTTTGAACCACTCGCTTACCGGACGCCACTGGCTGGCTTTCTTCATCATTTCCTGCGGCCTGTTGGGCATCGTCGGTCAAGACGTTCAGCGCGTTAGCTACGACCAGGTCACATTGCCGTACACGGACCGTCAAGCCATCTTGACCGGCGACTTGCTCATTATCATTGCCGAAATTTTGCACGGTCTGCAGTATGTCTACGAGGAGAAGCAGCTCAAGACCTCGAATGTGACACCTTTGCAAGCTGCCGGCTGGCAGGGAATTTTCGGGTTAGCCATCACCTCGATTTTGGCCATTTGCATGCACTTCTTGCCAACCGTGAGTCCCTTTACCGAGAGCTCGCGAGCTGTCTTCGACGATTGGAGTGATCTGCTTGAGGGTCTGAAGGAGAATCCCTCTTTGATTATGGCTCTGATTGCCTTCGCCGTCTCGTGTGCCCTGTACAACTTTATTGGCCTATTAATTGCGATGAACTCGTCCAGCACCACGCGCATATTGGCCGATGGTATACGCGTGTACTTTATCTGGGTGTTCGTAATCAACATGGACTGGGAGATCTTGAATTGGGTCACGATCGTGGGCTTCCTCATCGTGCAAATGGGCAGCATTCACTACCGGAAGGGCCTTTTCCTTGGCGTAGACTTGAATTCGGAGAACGAAGATGTTCCAAACAGCCGGCCCGCGGATGTAATCTAA
- the LOC119551567 gene encoding mitochondrial glutamate carrier 1 isoform X2, whose product MASACTPACDADCFRKTIASEGFFGMYKGSAVNILLITPEKAIKLTANDYFRYQLATEEGKLPLPRAALAGGLAGLFQIVVTTPMELLKIQMQDAGRVASAARAEGREVKQFTAMDLTKKLLRERGILGLYKGIGATGVRDITFSMIYFPLMAIINDKGPRKSDGSGEAVFYWSLMAGLVGGMTAAFLVTPLDVIKTRLQADSEKEFHGIVDCVQKTLKHEGVTAFFKGGLCRIMVVAPLFGIAQMFYFLGVGEKILGIEQRKSV is encoded by the exons ATGGCGAGCGCATGTACACCAGCATGTGA CGCCGACTGTTTCCGGAAGACGATCGCCAGCGAGGGATTTTTTGGCATGTATAAGGGTTCCGCGGTGAACATCCTTCTCATCACACCCGAAAAGGCTATTAAATTGACGGCCAATGATTACTTCCGCTATCAGCTGGCCACCGAGGAGGGAAAACTTCCATTGCCACGGGCAGCTTTGGCTGGTGGCCTGGCCGGACTGTTCCAGATCGTGGTCACCACTCCCATGGAGCTGCTCAAGATTCAAATGCAGGACGCCGGGCGCGTGGCCTCTGCGGCCCGAGCAGAAGGACGAGAGGTAAAACAATTTACAGCCATGGATCTGACCAAGAAGCTCCTGCGGGAGCGCGGCATTCTGGGGCTGTACAAGGGAATTGGAGCCACCGGGGTGCGGGACATCACCTTCTCGATGATATACTTCCCGCTGATGGCGATAATAAACGACAAAGGGCCACGAAAGTCTGACGGTTCGGGCGAGGCAGTTTTCTACTGGTCCCTCATGGCCGGACTTGTGGGCGGGATGACGGCCGCCTTCCTAGTCACACCGCTGGATGTGATCAAGACGCGGCTGCAGGCCGATAGCGAGAAGGAGTTCCACGGCATCGTGGACTGCGTCCAAAAGACCCTTAAGCACGAGGGAGTTACGGCATTCTTTAAGGGCGGTCTATGTCGGATAATGGTAGTGGCTCCACTATTCGGTATCGCGCAAATGTTTTACTTTTTGGGCGTGGGCGAGAAGATTTTGGGCATAGAGCAAAGGAAGTCAGTCTAA
- the LOC119551567 gene encoding mitochondrial glutamate carrier 1 isoform X1 produces MDKVEQKKPAQFNVLPKIINGGIAGIIGVTCVYPLDMVKTRLQNQTIGPNGERMYTSIADCFRKTIASEGFFGMYKGSAVNILLITPEKAIKLTANDYFRYQLATEEGKLPLPRAALAGGLAGLFQIVVTTPMELLKIQMQDAGRVASAARAEGREVKQFTAMDLTKKLLRERGILGLYKGIGATGVRDITFSMIYFPLMAIINDKGPRKSDGSGEAVFYWSLMAGLVGGMTAAFLVTPLDVIKTRLQADSEKEFHGIVDCVQKTLKHEGVTAFFKGGLCRIMVVAPLFGIAQMFYFLGVGEKILGIEQRKSV; encoded by the exons ATGGATAAAGTAGAACAAAAAAAGCCAGCCCAGTTCAA TGTTTTACCTAAAATCATAAACGGTGGTATTGCCGGAATTATTGGAGTGACATGCGTTTACCCACTGGATATGGTGAAGACGCGATTGCAAAACCAGACAATCGGTCCCAATGGCGAGCGCATGTACACCAGCAT CGCCGACTGTTTCCGGAAGACGATCGCCAGCGAGGGATTTTTTGGCATGTATAAGGGTTCCGCGGTGAACATCCTTCTCATCACACCCGAAAAGGCTATTAAATTGACGGCCAATGATTACTTCCGCTATCAGCTGGCCACCGAGGAGGGAAAACTTCCATTGCCACGGGCAGCTTTGGCTGGTGGCCTGGCCGGACTGTTCCAGATCGTGGTCACCACTCCCATGGAGCTGCTCAAGATTCAAATGCAGGACGCCGGGCGCGTGGCCTCTGCGGCCCGAGCAGAAGGACGAGAGGTAAAACAATTTACAGCCATGGATCTGACCAAGAAGCTCCTGCGGGAGCGCGGCATTCTGGGGCTGTACAAGGGAATTGGAGCCACCGGGGTGCGGGACATCACCTTCTCGATGATATACTTCCCGCTGATGGCGATAATAAACGACAAAGGGCCACGAAAGTCTGACGGTTCGGGCGAGGCAGTTTTCTACTGGTCCCTCATGGCCGGACTTGTGGGCGGGATGACGGCCGCCTTCCTAGTCACACCGCTGGATGTGATCAAGACGCGGCTGCAGGCCGATAGCGAGAAGGAGTTCCACGGCATCGTGGACTGCGTCCAAAAGACCCTTAAGCACGAGGGAGTTACGGCATTCTTTAAGGGCGGTCTATGTCGGATAATGGTAGTGGCTCCACTATTCGGTATCGCGCAAATGTTTTACTTTTTGGGCGTGGGCGAGAAGATTTTGGGCATAGAGCAAAGGAAGTCAGTCTAA
- the LOC119551546 gene encoding mitochondrial glutamate carrier 1 isoform X1: MSGSETNKTPLQQPQHQQFALLPKIINGGIAGIIGVTCVFPLDLVKTRLQNQQIGPNGERMYNSMFDCFRKTYKAEGYFGMYRGSGVNILLITPEKAIKLTANDYFRHKLTTKDGKLPLTSQMVAGGLAGAFQIVVTTPMELLKIQMQDAGRVAAAAKLAGKTVEKVSATQLASQLIKDKGIFGLYKGIGATGLRDVTFSVIYFPLFATLNDLGPRRSDGSGEAVFWCSFLAGLAAGSTAALAVNPFDVVKTRLQAIKKADGEKEFKGISDCITKTLKHEGPTAFFKGGLCRMIVIAPLFGIAQTVYYLGVAEGLLGVQKK; encoded by the exons ATGTCGGGCAGTGAAACCAACAAAACACCGCTGCAGCAGCCACAGCACCAACAATTCGC CCTGCTTCCGAAGATCATCAACGGTGGAATTGCGGGGATCATTGGCGTGACATGTGTCTTCCCGCTGGATTTGGTCAAGACGAGGCTGCAGAACCAGCAGATCGGACCCAATGGCGAACGCATGTACAACAGCAT GTTCGATTGCTTCCGCAAAACGTACAAGGCCGAAGGATACTTTGGCATGTACCGCGGCTCTGGCGTGAACATCCTGCTGATCACTCCTGAGAAGGCCATCAAGTTGACAGCCAACGACTACTTCCGCCACAAGCTGACCACCAAGGATGGCAAACTTCCGTTGACCAGCCAGATGGTCGCCGGCGGCCTGGCCGGTGCATTCCAGATAGTCGTTACCACGCCCATGGAGCTGCTCAAAATCCAGATGCAGGACGCGGGTCGAGTGGCGGCGGCGGCCAAATTGGCCGGCAAGACGGTGGAGAAGGTGTCGGCCACCCAGCTGGCCTCGCAGCTCATCAAGGACAAGGGCATCTTTGGGCTGTACAAGGGCATTGGAGCCACGGGATTACGAGATGTCACCTTCTCAGTCATTTACTTCCCCCTATTCGCTACTCTTAATGATCTGGGTCCCAGGCGTAGCGATGGATCTGGAGAGGCTGTGTTCTG GTGCTCCTTCCTGGCGGGTTTGGCGGCCGGTTCCACCGCTGCCCTGGCGGTCAATCCATTCGATGTGGTCAAGACGCGTCTGCAGGCGATTAAGAAGGCCGATGGCGAGAAGGAATTCAAGGGCATATCCGACTGCATAAC TAAGACGCTGAAGCACGAGGGACCCACCGCTTTCTTCAAGGGCGGTTTGTGCCGAATGATTGTGATTGCTCCACTGTTCGGAATCGCTCAGACGGTCTACTATCTGGGCGTGGCCGAGGGTCTGCTGGGCGTCCAGAAAAAGTAG
- the LOC119551546 gene encoding mitochondrial glutamate carrier 1 isoform X2 codes for MYNSMFDCFRKTYKAEGYFGMYRGSGVNILLITPEKAIKLTANDYFRHKLTTKDGKLPLTSQMVAGGLAGAFQIVVTTPMELLKIQMQDAGRVAAAAKLAGKTVEKVSATQLASQLIKDKGIFGLYKGIGATGLRDVTFSVIYFPLFATLNDLGPRRSDGSGEAVFWCSFLAGLAAGSTAALAVNPFDVVKTRLQAIKKADGEKEFKGISDCITKTLKHEGPTAFFKGGLCRMIVIAPLFGIAQTVYYLGVAEGLLGVQKK; via the exons ATGTACAACAGCAT GTTCGATTGCTTCCGCAAAACGTACAAGGCCGAAGGATACTTTGGCATGTACCGCGGCTCTGGCGTGAACATCCTGCTGATCACTCCTGAGAAGGCCATCAAGTTGACAGCCAACGACTACTTCCGCCACAAGCTGACCACCAAGGATGGCAAACTTCCGTTGACCAGCCAGATGGTCGCCGGCGGCCTGGCCGGTGCATTCCAGATAGTCGTTACCACGCCCATGGAGCTGCTCAAAATCCAGATGCAGGACGCGGGTCGAGTGGCGGCGGCGGCCAAATTGGCCGGCAAGACGGTGGAGAAGGTGTCGGCCACCCAGCTGGCCTCGCAGCTCATCAAGGACAAGGGCATCTTTGGGCTGTACAAGGGCATTGGAGCCACGGGATTACGAGATGTCACCTTCTCAGTCATTTACTTCCCCCTATTCGCTACTCTTAATGATCTGGGTCCCAGGCGTAGCGATGGATCTGGAGAGGCTGTGTTCTG GTGCTCCTTCCTGGCGGGTTTGGCGGCCGGTTCCACCGCTGCCCTGGCGGTCAATCCATTCGATGTGGTCAAGACGCGTCTGCAGGCGATTAAGAAGGCCGATGGCGAGAAGGAATTCAAGGGCATATCCGACTGCATAAC TAAGACGCTGAAGCACGAGGGACCCACCGCTTTCTTCAAGGGCGGTTTGTGCCGAATGATTGTGATTGCTCCACTGTTCGGAATCGCTCAGACGGTCTACTATCTGGGCGTGGCCGAGGGTCTGCTGGGCGTCCAGAAAAAGTAG
- the LOC119557509 gene encoding uncharacterized protein LOC119557509 isoform X1 — MSSARFARSGRVRICILMTMFIVLIMMIVIYQMSQHQLDESRAFQEGLSVQMQSLNAEKLTAEKRMSLLRTEKMSLQEKYEGQLAEAVQKQQETERALQEKFDAQVEKYKLLEFKYSDLEAECLKSKKKHIEDTNAFDQKLQKVLADLHKDKASKEHEVAAWKEKLDKQQREGEHKIHALQATIAEFKTNCNYVPKVQPAEAPAHDHQQQLNKPAEQMPTTHHSNPAQLAHSIEKPRNEKSFDAQVQVSDGLYRIGGGVNLLATNPNQNQTSAATNATIKSNGDGTQEQPQQLPLLPFAVRNNHSLILNSVENFQIVPKSLNEKQQQEEPQLSGGPVSPLSAPRKSSTQASVSGPVAKKAGNAPDASVAPKVSSSSGLPPLAVPPAKPDRKLPENVAPIPDNFEDKADTKGDGVDVDTAAEELPKNENNNRYANAVNDLESNKNLGVAPKPLEDSGAHEVKDALNEPSFNLPAAAGAGQNFFDGELPAPGPGPVPDEPAKQMAEAAGAGGGGEGDDDDDVGDVAVKQPQHLLDSDNLNNEIVADQGKEFAEGIHLEDGMDEDQDEDDYSNVAARKKGDEVIRH; from the exons ATGAGTTCGGCTCGTTTTGCGCGTTCCGGGCGCGTCCGCATCTGCATCCTGATGACCATGTTCATCGTGCTCATCATGATGATAGTGATCTACCAAATGTCCCAGCACCAATTGGACGAGAGCCGCGCCTTCCAAGAGGGCCTCAGTGTCCAGATGCAAT CTCTCAACGCCGAGAAACTGACCGCCGAGAAGAGGATGAGCCTGCTGCGCACGGAGAAGATGAGCCTGCAGGAGAAGTACGAGGGTCAGCTGGCGGAGGCTGTGCAAAAGCAGCAGGAAACAGAGCGCGCCCTTCAGGAGAAGTTCGACGCCCAAGTGGAGAAGTACAAGCTGCTGGAGTTCAAGTACTCTGACCTGGAGGCCGAGTGCCTCAAGAGCAAGAAGAAACACATTGAGGACACGAACGCATTCGACCAGAAGCTGCAAAAGGTCCTGGCCGATTTGCACAAGGACAAGGCTAGCAAGGAGCACGAGGTGGCCGCCTGGAAG GAAAAGCTGGACAAACAACAGCGCGAAGGAGAGCATAAGATCCACGCGCTTCAGGCCACAATCGCTGAGTTTAAGACCAACTGCAACTATGTGCCCAAGGTTCAGCCTGCAGAGGCTCCGGCCCATGACCACCAGCAGCAACTGAACAAGCCCGCCGAGCAGATGCCCACCACACACCACTCGAATCCCGCCCAGCTGGCGCACAGCATTGAAAAGCCGCGCAACGAGAAGTCCTTCGATGCCCAAGTGCAAGTGAGTGACGGCCTCTACAGGATCGGCGGCGGGGTAAATCTGCTAGCTACTAAcccaaaccaaaaccaaacaTCCGCTGCTACTAACGCCACAATTAAGAGTAATGGTGACGGAACCCAGGAGCAGCCACAGCAGCTGCCTCTCCTGCCCTTCGCCGTGCGCAACAACCACAGCCTCATACTAAACTCTGTTGAAAACTTTCAGATTGTGCCCAAATCGCTCAATgagaagcagcagcaggaggagcCTCAGCTGTCCGGCGGTCCTGTTTCCCCGCTGAGCGCTCCCCGCAAGAGCAGCACACAGGCCTCCGTGAGCGGGCCGGTCGCCAAGAAAGCTGGCAATGCTCCGGACGCATCGGTGGCTCCAAAGgtgagcagcagcagcggcctTCCCCCTCTCGCAGTGCCGCCAGCCAAACCGGATCGTAAACTTCCCGAAAACGTTGCTCCCATTCCTGACAACTTTGAGGACAAGGCGGACACTAAGGGTGACGGTGTCGACGTAGACACCGCCGCCGAAGAGCTGCCCAAAAACGAGAACAACAATCGCTACGCAAACGCCGTGAATGACCTGGAGAGCAATAAGAATCTTGGTGTGGCACCCAAACCCCTCGAGGATTCGGGAGCCCACGAGGTTAAAGATGCGTTAAACGAGCCTAGCTTTAATTTGCCAGCAGCGGCTGGAGCCGGCCAGAACTTCTTTGATGGCGAACTGCCGGCTCCTGGTCCCGGGCCCGTACCCGATGAGCCGGCCAAGCAGATGGCCGAGGCAGCCGGTGCTGGCGGCGGTGGTGAAGGTGACGATGACGACGATGTGGGCGATGTGGCCGTGAAGCAGCCACAGCATCTACTCGATTCAGACAATCTTAACAACGAAATCGTGGCTGACCAGGGCAAGGAATTTGCTGAAGGCATCCATTTGGAGGATGGCATGGATGAAGATCAAGATG AGGACGACTACTCCAATGTTGCGGCGCGCAAGAAGGGGGACGAGGTTATTAGGCATTAA
- the LOC119557509 gene encoding uncharacterized protein LOC119557509 isoform X2 encodes MSSARFARSGRVRICILMTMFIVLIMMIVIYQMSQHQLDESRAFQEGLSVQMQSLNAEKLTAEKRMSLLRTEKMSLQEKYEGQLAEAVQKQQETERALQEKFDAQVEKYKLLEFKYSDLEAECLKSKKKHIEDTNAFDQKLQKVLADLHKDKASKEHEVAAWKEKLDKQQREGEHKIHALQATIAEFKTNCNYVPKVQPAEAPAHDHQQQLNKPAEQMPTTHHSNPAQLAHSIEKPRNEKSFDAQVQVSDGLYRIGGGIVPKSLNEKQQQEEPQLSGGPVSPLSAPRKSSTQASVSGPVAKKAGNAPDASVAPKVSSSSGLPPLAVPPAKPDRKLPENVAPIPDNFEDKADTKGDGVDVDTAAEELPKNENNNRYANAVNDLESNKNLGVAPKPLEDSGAHEVKDALNEPSFNLPAAAGAGQNFFDGELPAPGPGPVPDEPAKQMAEAAGAGGGGEGDDDDDVGDVAVKQPQHLLDSDNLNNEIVADQGKEFAEGIHLEDGMDEDQDEDDYSNVAARKKGDEVIRH; translated from the exons ATGAGTTCGGCTCGTTTTGCGCGTTCCGGGCGCGTCCGCATCTGCATCCTGATGACCATGTTCATCGTGCTCATCATGATGATAGTGATCTACCAAATGTCCCAGCACCAATTGGACGAGAGCCGCGCCTTCCAAGAGGGCCTCAGTGTCCAGATGCAAT CTCTCAACGCCGAGAAACTGACCGCCGAGAAGAGGATGAGCCTGCTGCGCACGGAGAAGATGAGCCTGCAGGAGAAGTACGAGGGTCAGCTGGCGGAGGCTGTGCAAAAGCAGCAGGAAACAGAGCGCGCCCTTCAGGAGAAGTTCGACGCCCAAGTGGAGAAGTACAAGCTGCTGGAGTTCAAGTACTCTGACCTGGAGGCCGAGTGCCTCAAGAGCAAGAAGAAACACATTGAGGACACGAACGCATTCGACCAGAAGCTGCAAAAGGTCCTGGCCGATTTGCACAAGGACAAGGCTAGCAAGGAGCACGAGGTGGCCGCCTGGAAG GAAAAGCTGGACAAACAACAGCGCGAAGGAGAGCATAAGATCCACGCGCTTCAGGCCACAATCGCTGAGTTTAAGACCAACTGCAACTATGTGCCCAAGGTTCAGCCTGCAGAGGCTCCGGCCCATGACCACCAGCAGCAACTGAACAAGCCCGCCGAGCAGATGCCCACCACACACCACTCGAATCCCGCCCAGCTGGCGCACAGCATTGAAAAGCCGCGCAACGAGAAGTCCTTCGATGCCCAAGTGCAAGTGAGTGACGGCCTCTACAGGATCGGCGGCGGG ATTGTGCCCAAATCGCTCAATgagaagcagcagcaggaggagcCTCAGCTGTCCGGCGGTCCTGTTTCCCCGCTGAGCGCTCCCCGCAAGAGCAGCACACAGGCCTCCGTGAGCGGGCCGGTCGCCAAGAAAGCTGGCAATGCTCCGGACGCATCGGTGGCTCCAAAGgtgagcagcagcagcggcctTCCCCCTCTCGCAGTGCCGCCAGCCAAACCGGATCGTAAACTTCCCGAAAACGTTGCTCCCATTCCTGACAACTTTGAGGACAAGGCGGACACTAAGGGTGACGGTGTCGACGTAGACACCGCCGCCGAAGAGCTGCCCAAAAACGAGAACAACAATCGCTACGCAAACGCCGTGAATGACCTGGAGAGCAATAAGAATCTTGGTGTGGCACCCAAACCCCTCGAGGATTCGGGAGCCCACGAGGTTAAAGATGCGTTAAACGAGCCTAGCTTTAATTTGCCAGCAGCGGCTGGAGCCGGCCAGAACTTCTTTGATGGCGAACTGCCGGCTCCTGGTCCCGGGCCCGTACCCGATGAGCCGGCCAAGCAGATGGCCGAGGCAGCCGGTGCTGGCGGCGGTGGTGAAGGTGACGATGACGACGATGTGGGCGATGTGGCCGTGAAGCAGCCACAGCATCTACTCGATTCAGACAATCTTAACAACGAAATCGTGGCTGACCAGGGCAAGGAATTTGCTGAAGGCATCCATTTGGAGGATGGCATGGATGAAGATCAAGATG AGGACGACTACTCCAATGTTGCGGCGCGCAAGAAGGGGGACGAGGTTATTAGGCATTAA
- the LOC119557509 gene encoding uncharacterized protein LOC119557509 isoform X3 → MSSARFARSGRVRICILMTMFIVLIMMIVIYQMSQHQLDESRAFQEGLSVQMQSLNAEKLTAEKRMSLLRTEKMSLQEKYEGQLAEAVQKQQETERALQEKFDAQVEKYKLLEFKYSDLEAECLKSKKKHIEDTNAFDQKLQKVLADLHKDKASKEHEVAAWKEKLDKQQREGEHKIHALQATIAEFKTNCNYVPKVQPAEAPAHDHQQQLNKPAEQMPTTHHSNPAQLAHSIEKPRNEKSFDAQVQIVPKSLNEKQQQEEPQLSGGPVSPLSAPRKSSTQASVSGPVAKKAGNAPDASVAPKVSSSSGLPPLAVPPAKPDRKLPENVAPIPDNFEDKADTKGDGVDVDTAAEELPKNENNNRYANAVNDLESNKNLGVAPKPLEDSGAHEVKDALNEPSFNLPAAAGAGQNFFDGELPAPGPGPVPDEPAKQMAEAAGAGGGGEGDDDDDVGDVAVKQPQHLLDSDNLNNEIVADQGKEFAEGIHLEDGMDEDQDEDDYSNVAARKKGDEVIRH, encoded by the exons ATGAGTTCGGCTCGTTTTGCGCGTTCCGGGCGCGTCCGCATCTGCATCCTGATGACCATGTTCATCGTGCTCATCATGATGATAGTGATCTACCAAATGTCCCAGCACCAATTGGACGAGAGCCGCGCCTTCCAAGAGGGCCTCAGTGTCCAGATGCAAT CTCTCAACGCCGAGAAACTGACCGCCGAGAAGAGGATGAGCCTGCTGCGCACGGAGAAGATGAGCCTGCAGGAGAAGTACGAGGGTCAGCTGGCGGAGGCTGTGCAAAAGCAGCAGGAAACAGAGCGCGCCCTTCAGGAGAAGTTCGACGCCCAAGTGGAGAAGTACAAGCTGCTGGAGTTCAAGTACTCTGACCTGGAGGCCGAGTGCCTCAAGAGCAAGAAGAAACACATTGAGGACACGAACGCATTCGACCAGAAGCTGCAAAAGGTCCTGGCCGATTTGCACAAGGACAAGGCTAGCAAGGAGCACGAGGTGGCCGCCTGGAAG GAAAAGCTGGACAAACAACAGCGCGAAGGAGAGCATAAGATCCACGCGCTTCAGGCCACAATCGCTGAGTTTAAGACCAACTGCAACTATGTGCCCAAGGTTCAGCCTGCAGAGGCTCCGGCCCATGACCACCAGCAGCAACTGAACAAGCCCGCCGAGCAGATGCCCACCACACACCACTCGAATCCCGCCCAGCTGGCGCACAGCATTGAAAAGCCGCGCAACGAGAAGTCCTTCGATGCCCAAGTGCAA ATTGTGCCCAAATCGCTCAATgagaagcagcagcaggaggagcCTCAGCTGTCCGGCGGTCCTGTTTCCCCGCTGAGCGCTCCCCGCAAGAGCAGCACACAGGCCTCCGTGAGCGGGCCGGTCGCCAAGAAAGCTGGCAATGCTCCGGACGCATCGGTGGCTCCAAAGgtgagcagcagcagcggcctTCCCCCTCTCGCAGTGCCGCCAGCCAAACCGGATCGTAAACTTCCCGAAAACGTTGCTCCCATTCCTGACAACTTTGAGGACAAGGCGGACACTAAGGGTGACGGTGTCGACGTAGACACCGCCGCCGAAGAGCTGCCCAAAAACGAGAACAACAATCGCTACGCAAACGCCGTGAATGACCTGGAGAGCAATAAGAATCTTGGTGTGGCACCCAAACCCCTCGAGGATTCGGGAGCCCACGAGGTTAAAGATGCGTTAAACGAGCCTAGCTTTAATTTGCCAGCAGCGGCTGGAGCCGGCCAGAACTTCTTTGATGGCGAACTGCCGGCTCCTGGTCCCGGGCCCGTACCCGATGAGCCGGCCAAGCAGATGGCCGAGGCAGCCGGTGCTGGCGGCGGTGGTGAAGGTGACGATGACGACGATGTGGGCGATGTGGCCGTGAAGCAGCCACAGCATCTACTCGATTCAGACAATCTTAACAACGAAATCGTGGCTGACCAGGGCAAGGAATTTGCTGAAGGCATCCATTTGGAGGATGGCATGGATGAAGATCAAGATG AGGACGACTACTCCAATGTTGCGGCGCGCAAGAAGGGGGACGAGGTTATTAGGCATTAA